Proteins encoded by one window of Acidimicrobiia bacterium:
- a CDS encoding SDR family NAD(P)-dependent oxidoreductase, translated as MDAQGTAVVTGASRGIGRAVAIELARRGFDVVATMRRPDDGAVLPDEAAGGAGTLRVERLDVTDPDSITLPSPLRVVVNNAGTEKPHPPFEATPMELWREMYDTNVFGLIEVTRRAIPALRAAGGGVVCNVTSSSILAPVPFYGPYRSSKAAVSAIGESLRAELAPLGIRVLEIMPGPIDTDMLAGSDRAPEAIDFEGYREVAERYYEGRRNIEGQITSTADAANTIADAILDDDSPLRVGCDPLAIGMLQGWRASSDEDFMKAMLPAWTG; from the coding sequence ATGGATGCTCAAGGAACCGCTGTCGTCACCGGAGCGAGCCGGGGGATCGGACGCGCCGTAGCCATCGAGCTCGCCCGCCGCGGCTTCGACGTTGTTGCCACCATGCGACGACCGGACGATGGGGCGGTGCTCCCCGACGAAGCCGCGGGCGGTGCGGGCACGCTGCGCGTCGAGCGCCTCGACGTGACGGATCCCGACTCCATCACGTTGCCCAGCCCGTTACGAGTCGTCGTCAACAACGCCGGCACCGAGAAGCCGCATCCCCCGTTCGAGGCAACGCCGATGGAGCTGTGGCGAGAGATGTACGACACCAACGTCTTCGGTCTCATCGAGGTGACCCGCCGCGCGATCCCAGCCCTGCGCGCGGCCGGCGGCGGGGTCGTCTGCAACGTGACGTCGTCGTCGATCCTCGCGCCGGTGCCGTTCTACGGCCCATATCGATCGAGCAAGGCCGCGGTGAGCGCGATCGGCGAGTCGTTGCGGGCCGAGCTCGCACCGCTGGGAATCCGGGTGCTCGAGATCATGCCCGGTCCCATCGACACCGACATGCTCGCCGGCTCCGACCGCGCGCCCGAAGCGATCGACTTCGAGGGGTACCGCGAAGTCGCCGAGCGGTACTACGAAGGCCGACGCAACATCGAAGGGCAGATCACCTCGACGGCCGATGCAGCCAACACGATTGCCGATGCGATCCTCGATGACGATTCGCCGCTGCGTGTGGGCTGCGATCCGCTCGCGATCGGCATGCTCCAAGGTTGGCGGGCGTCGAGTGACGAAGACTTCATGAAGGCAATGCTCCCCGCCTGGACGGGCTAG
- a CDS encoding carboxymuconolactone decarboxylase family protein, with product MPRIDVPDGPGGPPRQVWNLRPELVPTVTAMIDGPYKRSLLPVREREAARMRIAELNDCSICRDFRARSAIAGGATEDLYQHVGEAHNREGYTDRERLAVEFAERFAMDHANIGDEFFSRLRSAFGDDEILDLAICCGAFLGLGRVLAVLGIEADQP from the coding sequence ATGCCGCGCATCGACGTGCCCGATGGTCCCGGTGGGCCTCCCCGTCAGGTGTGGAACTTGCGCCCCGAGCTCGTGCCCACCGTGACTGCGATGATCGACGGCCCGTACAAGCGAAGCCTGTTGCCGGTTCGAGAGCGCGAAGCCGCTCGGATGCGCATCGCCGAGCTGAACGACTGCTCCATCTGCCGTGACTTCCGCGCCCGCTCGGCGATCGCCGGGGGCGCCACCGAGGACCTGTACCAACACGTGGGTGAGGCACACAACCGCGAGGGGTACACGGATCGAGAACGGCTCGCGGTCGAGTTCGCCGAACGCTTCGCGATGGATCACGCCAACATCGGCGACGAATTCTTCAGTCGGTTGCGCAGTGCGTTCGGTGACGACGAGATCCTCGATCTCGCCATCTGTTGCGGTGCGTTCCTAGGCCTCGGCCGAGTGCTCGCCGTCCTCGGGATCGAGGCCGACCAGCCCTAA